One genomic segment of [Phormidium] sp. ETS-05 includes these proteins:
- the cphA gene encoding cyanophycin synthetase, with the protein MKILRIQTLRGPNYWSIKRQNLILMRLDLEDLAEKPSSDIPGFYRGITQVLPSLIEHYCSPGYRGGFLERLQEGTMMGHVVEHVALELQELAGMPVGFGRTRETATPGVYQVVFEYLNEQAGRYAARAAVRLCRSIVDTGTYPQSELEQDLKDLKELWAEASLGPSTETLIKEAQYRQIPWFHLSARSMIQLGYGVHQKRLQASLTDHTSILGVELACDKEGTKKILRDAGVPVPVGTVIHYLDELEDAIAEVGGYPIVVKPLDGNHGRGITINVTSHEEAETAYDLATAASKTKSVIIERYYTGKDHRLLVVNGNLVAVAERVPAHVVGDGKSTIQELIEDTNKDPRRGVGHDNVLTKITVDRNSLGLLERQGYTLDSVPPRGVTCYLRATANLSTGGIAIDRTEEIHPENIWLAQRVAKIIGLDICGIDMVTADIRIPLRETGGAIVEVNAAPGLRMHVSPSVGLPRNVAAAVMDMLFPPGKPSRIPILAVTGTNGKTTTTRLIAHIIKQTKRTVGYTTTDGTYIGDYMVEKGDNTGPQSAELILKDPTVEVAVLETARGGILRSGLAFDACDVGVVLNVSADHLGIGDIETIEQMARVKSVLAETVMSSGYAVLNADDPLVVAMAERVKAHIAYFSMNPDNDILRSHIRQGGLGAVYENGYLSILNGDWTLRIEKAENVPLTMGGLAPFMIANALAASLAAFAHGVEIEELRAGLATFVASSKQTPGRMNLFDLGGYHALIDYAHNAAGYQALGEFVRNWPGERIGVVGGPGDRRDEDFVNLGKLSADIFDRIIVKEDYDTRGRARGDAAKYICQGIDAAQKKVRYETIIDETKAINTALDEAPQGSLVVILPESVSPALRLIEARKPVGEGSVPPNGAKPPGQPGGERSAEYSSSAS; encoded by the coding sequence ATGAAAATACTTAGAATACAGACATTACGGGGTCCTAACTATTGGAGCATTAAACGCCAAAACCTCATCCTGATGCGTCTGGATTTAGAGGACTTGGCAGAAAAACCCTCCAGTGACATTCCCGGCTTCTACCGAGGCATCACTCAAGTCCTGCCCAGTTTAATCGAACACTACTGCTCTCCCGGCTATCGAGGCGGCTTCCTAGAAAGGCTGCAGGAGGGGACGATGATGGGGCACGTGGTGGAACACGTGGCCCTGGAACTACAAGAACTCGCGGGGATGCCGGTGGGGTTCGGTCGCACCCGAGAAACCGCCACCCCTGGAGTTTACCAGGTGGTGTTTGAATACTTGAACGAGCAAGCAGGCCGTTATGCGGCCAGAGCGGCTGTGCGCCTATGCCGGAGTATTGTCGATACAGGCACTTATCCCCAGTCCGAGCTAGAACAAGACCTGAAAGACCTCAAAGAATTGTGGGCGGAAGCGTCCTTGGGACCGAGTACCGAGACTTTAATTAAAGAAGCTCAGTATCGTCAAATCCCCTGGTTTCATCTTAGCGCCCGATCGATGATTCAGCTCGGTTATGGCGTGCATCAGAAACGGCTGCAGGCTAGCCTCACTGACCATACCAGCATTTTGGGGGTAGAACTGGCTTGTGACAAAGAAGGCACAAAAAAAATTCTCCGGGATGCTGGGGTGCCAGTGCCAGTAGGGACGGTGATTCACTACCTCGATGAACTCGAGGACGCGATCGCCGAGGTGGGGGGCTATCCGATCGTCGTTAAACCCCTCGACGGCAACCACGGACGCGGCATCACCATTAATGTCACCTCCCACGAAGAAGCCGAGACAGCCTATGATCTGGCTACGGCAGCCTCTAAAACCAAATCCGTGATTATCGAACGCTACTACACCGGTAAAGACCACCGGCTTTTAGTAGTGAACGGTAATTTAGTCGCAGTGGCGGAGCGCGTGCCAGCTCACGTGGTGGGTGATGGCAAATCTACGATTCAGGAATTGATTGAGGACACCAATAAAGACCCCCGCCGGGGTGTCGGTCACGATAACGTCCTCACTAAGATTACCGTTGACCGCAACAGTCTTGGGCTGCTGGAGCGCCAGGGTTATACTCTAGATTCCGTGCCTCCAAGAGGTGTCACCTGCTATCTCAGAGCTACAGCGAACCTTAGCACTGGTGGCATCGCCATTGACCGCACCGAAGAAATCCACCCGGAAAATATCTGGCTGGCACAACGGGTAGCAAAAATTATTGGCTTGGATATCTGTGGCATTGATATGGTGACGGCGGATATCCGCATCCCCCTGCGGGAAACGGGAGGGGCGATCGTCGAGGTAAACGCCGCCCCCGGTTTGCGGATGCACGTTTCTCCCAGTGTGGGACTGCCCCGAAACGTGGCTGCAGCGGTGATGGATATGCTTTTCCCTCCCGGTAAGCCCTCGCGCATCCCCATCCTCGCCGTCACTGGCACCAACGGTAAAACTACCACTACTCGCCTCATCGCCCACATCATTAAACAGACCAAGCGCACTGTGGGCTATACCACCACCGATGGCACTTACATCGGCGATTATATGGTGGAAAAAGGAGATAACACCGGCCCCCAAAGTGCCGAGCTGATTCTCAAAGACCCCACGGTGGAAGTAGCAGTTTTAGAAACTGCCCGGGGGGGTATTCTCCGCTCTGGGTTGGCCTTCGATGCTTGCGATGTGGGGGTTGTGCTAAACGTATCCGCCGACCACCTGGGGATTGGAGATATTGAGACGATCGAGCAAATGGCGCGAGTCAAGAGCGTATTAGCAGAAACGGTGATGTCTAGTGGCTACGCCGTCCTCAACGCCGATGACCCCCTGGTGGTGGCAATGGCAGAACGGGTGAAAGCTCACATCGCCTACTTTTCCATGAACCCGGATAATGATATCCTCCGCAGCCACATCCGCCAAGGTGGTCTGGGAGCGGTGTATGAAAATGGCTACCTGTCAATTCTCAATGGTGATTGGACTCTGCGGATTGAAAAGGCGGAAAATGTGCCCCTGACAATGGGGGGACTGGCACCGTTTATGATTGCCAATGCTCTGGCAGCCAGTCTGGCGGCGTTTGCCCACGGGGTGGAAATTGAGGAACTGCGAGCCGGTTTGGCCACTTTTGTGGCTTCGAGCAAGCAAACTCCGGGGCGGATGAACCTGTTTGATTTGGGCGGTTATCATGCTTTAATTGATTACGCTCATAATGCGGCGGGCTATCAGGCTCTGGGTGAATTTGTGCGCAATTGGCCTGGTGAGCGCATCGGTGTGGTGGGTGGACCGGGCGATCGGCGTGACGAAGATTTCGTTAACCTCGGCAAACTCTCGGCGGACATATTCGATCGCATTATTGTCAAAGAAGATTACGACACCCGGGGACGGGCTCGTGGTGATGCGGCCAAATATATCTGCCAAGGCATCGATGCCGCCCAGAAAAAAGTCCGCTACGAGACCATCATCGATGAAACCAAGGCGATTAATACAGCCCTGGATGAAGCACCCCAAGGCAGCTTGGTAGTAATTTTACCTGAGAGCGTCAGCCCCGCCCTCCGCTTAATTGAAGCCCGCAAACCCGTGGGTGAGGGAAGCGTACCTCCTAACGGAGCCAAACCGCCTGGTCAGCCTGGAGGAGAACGGTCTGCAGAATACAGCTCATCCGCTAGTTGA
- the trmD gene encoding tRNA (guanosine(37)-N1)-methyltransferase TrmD, translating into MRIDLITLFPDFFTTPLQSGLLGKALAKNIAAVNLVNPRDFATDKHRRVDDEPYGGGVGMVMKPEPIFAAVESLPRLEPREVIYLTPQGERMTQPLFRHLAANYQQIVMICGHYEGVDERVMHLVTREVSLGDFVLTGGEIPALTLINGVVRLLPGTVGKAESLVAESFEAGLLDYPHYTRPAQFRDWKVPDVLLSGNHREIARWRYQQQLDRTRSRRPDLLESETQIPD; encoded by the coding sequence GTGCGCATCGACTTAATCACTCTATTTCCCGATTTTTTCACCACTCCCCTGCAATCGGGCCTCCTCGGCAAAGCCTTGGCGAAAAATATCGCCGCTGTAAACCTGGTCAACCCCCGGGATTTTGCCACGGACAAGCACCGCCGGGTTGATGATGAGCCTTATGGCGGTGGCGTCGGTATGGTGATGAAGCCAGAGCCGATTTTTGCTGCGGTGGAATCTCTCCCCCGCCTCGAACCTCGGGAGGTAATTTATCTCACACCCCAGGGAGAGCGGATGACTCAACCTCTGTTTCGCCATCTCGCCGCCAACTACCAGCAGATCGTGATGATTTGCGGTCATTATGAAGGTGTCGATGAGCGGGTGATGCACTTGGTAACAAGGGAAGTATCCTTGGGGGATTTTGTCCTCACTGGTGGGGAAATACCGGCTCTGACTTTGATTAATGGTGTGGTGCGCCTGCTTCCTGGAACTGTGGGTAAGGCGGAATCTTTGGTGGCTGAGAGTTTCGAGGCGGGTTTGCTGGATTATCCCCATTACACTCGTCCGGCTCAGTTTCGCGACTGGAAGGTGCCCGATGTGCTGCTATCGGGGAATCACAGGGAAATTGCCCGCTGGCGTTACCAGCAACAGCTCGATCGCACCCGATCGCGTCGCCCCGACTTGCTCGAGTCAGAAACCCAAATCCCCGACTAG
- the pgmB gene encoding beta-phosphoglucomutase, producing MNPASGMETIQQKTIPHIRGVIFDMDGVLTDTIEFHYQSWEKLTLEMGIPFNREVNDALRGLSRRDSLMQILGDRYLPEAKIEEMLELKNRYYLDFIAEMTPAHLLPGVDDLLNELRSAGMKTAIASASQNVRAVIPRLGIADRIDVVTNVYKVKRSKPAPDVFLHAAEQLEVSPNQCLVVEDAEAGVEAALAAGMWALGLGPVERVGAAHIVLPSLQGVKWEDILGKLYAAI from the coding sequence ATGAATCCTGCCAGCGGGATGGAAACCATCCAACAGAAAACCATCCCCCACATCCGGGGAGTGATTTTTGACATGGATGGCGTCCTCACGGATACGATCGAATTCCACTACCAAAGCTGGGAAAAACTCACTTTGGAAATGGGCATTCCCTTTAACCGGGAGGTGAATGATGCTCTGCGGGGTTTGTCTCGCCGGGATTCTCTGATGCAGATTTTAGGTGACAGGTATTTACCAGAAGCCAAAATCGAGGAGATGCTAGAGCTGAAAAATCGCTACTATCTGGATTTTATCGCCGAGATGACTCCGGCACATTTGCTCCCTGGGGTTGATGATTTGTTAAATGAACTGCGATCGGCGGGGATGAAAACCGCGATCGCCTCCGCCAGCCAAAACGTCCGAGCCGTGATTCCCCGTTTAGGCATAGCCGATCGGATTGATGTGGTTACAAATGTATATAAAGTCAAACGCTCTAAACCAGCTCCTGACGTATTTTTACACGCTGCCGAGCAGCTAGAAGTAAGCCCTAATCAATGTTTAGTAGTAGAAGACGCCGAAGCCGGGGTAGAAGCAGCTCTGGCGGCGGGGATGTGGGCATTAGGTTTAGGTCCAGTGGAGCGAGTCGGCGCCGCTCACATCGTCCTCCCTAGTTTGCAAGGTGTCAAGTGGGAGGACATCCTAGGGAAATTGTACGCCGCCATCTAG
- a CDS encoding glucosamine-6-phosphate deaminase, translating into MPSHTISVHSLSVQLSDNSAQLAKTAAAQAATYLQEVISRQGKAAVLLATGNSQIEFLQALISWGELDWSQITCFHLDEFLGIDGEHPGSFRRYLWERVASRVQPRAFHYICGDTLQPLDECDRYSQLLQAQPIDLALLGLGSNGHIAFNEPSVADFHDPKTVKIVKLETSTRLAQMNGNHFPHLEAVPLYAFTLTIPAITAAKKIFCLAPGKNKAEPVRAMLTSEVRTSFPASLLRTLPQTTLFLDKDAASLI; encoded by the coding sequence GTGCCTTCTCACACAATCTCAGTTCATTCTCTCTCGGTGCAACTATCGGACAATTCAGCCCAACTCGCAAAAACTGCCGCTGCACAGGCGGCAACTTATTTGCAGGAGGTGATCTCCCGCCAAGGTAAGGCGGCGGTGTTGCTGGCAACGGGTAACTCGCAAATTGAATTTTTACAGGCTTTGATTAGTTGGGGGGAGTTAGATTGGTCTCAAATTACTTGTTTCCATTTAGATGAATTTCTCGGCATTGATGGGGAACATCCGGGGAGTTTCCGTCGTTATTTGTGGGAGCGGGTGGCAAGTCGGGTGCAACCACGAGCATTTCACTACATCTGTGGCGACACATTGCAACCTTTGGACGAGTGCGATCGCTACAGCCAACTGTTGCAAGCCCAACCCATTGATTTAGCCCTCCTAGGTTTAGGAAGCAACGGACATATCGCCTTTAACGAGCCATCTGTAGCCGATTTTCACGACCCCAAAACCGTAAAAATCGTTAAATTGGAAACTTCCACCCGCCTAGCGCAAATGAATGGTAATCATTTTCCCCATCTGGAAGCCGTCCCCCTCTATGCTTTCACCCTCACCATCCCCGCCATTACCGCTGCCAAAAAAATCTTTTGTCTAGCTCCAGGGAAAAATAAAGCCGAACCCGTGCGCGCCATGCTCACTTCAGAAGTGCGTACCAGTTTTCCCGCTTCTTTGCTCCGCACTCTCCCCCAGACTACCTTATTTTTAGACAAAGATGCAGCTAGCTTAATTTGA
- a CDS encoding HhoA/HhoB/HtrA family serine endopeptidase, with protein MSFSRLSVSWRQLGSHLLTLVLGVVLAFSSFRVLSSQAAPTPTLTPTLPEGNMVALQPSPTGGSFVTAAVERVGAAVVRLDTERTVSRRMDPLFDDPFFRRFFGEDQLPQFPREERQRGQGSGFIVDRAGFILTNAHVVSDADKVTVTLKDGRTFEGEVRGTDTVTDLAVVKINSQGQDLPVAPLGDSAQVRVGDWAIAVGNPFGLDNTVTLGIVSTLERSSAQAGIPDKRLDFIQTDAAINPGNSGGPLVNDAGEVIGINTAIRADARGIGFAIPINKAKSVKDVLSRGGQVSHPYVGIQMITLTPELAKENNNDPNSPFLVAEVNGVLVVRVMPNTPAQEAGIRRGDVIVQVDGKPVTSADQLQNIVENSGVGTNLRFKIQRGPRSVDLNVRTAQLQGNS; from the coding sequence ATGAGTTTTTCTAGGCTTTCTGTTTCATGGCGGCAACTAGGCTCCCATTTGCTGACATTGGTTTTGGGGGTGGTGCTGGCGTTTAGCAGCTTCCGGGTGCTGTCTTCCCAGGCGGCCCCTACCCCCACCCTGACGCCGACTCTCCCCGAGGGGAATATGGTGGCGTTGCAGCCGAGTCCCACTGGTGGCAGTTTTGTCACCGCTGCAGTAGAGCGAGTGGGTGCGGCGGTGGTGCGGCTGGATACGGAAAGAACCGTGAGCCGTCGCATGGATCCGCTGTTTGATGACCCGTTTTTCCGCCGCTTTTTTGGGGAAGACCAATTACCCCAGTTCCCCCGGGAAGAGCGCCAGCGGGGTCAGGGTTCCGGTTTTATTGTCGATCGCGCCGGTTTCATCCTCACCAATGCTCACGTAGTCAGTGACGCCGATAAGGTAACGGTGACGCTGAAAGACGGACGCACGTTTGAAGGGGAAGTACGCGGTACTGACACCGTGACAGATTTGGCAGTGGTGAAAATCAACAGCCAGGGCCAAGATTTGCCCGTAGCGCCTTTGGGAGATTCCGCGCAAGTGCGAGTGGGGGATTGGGCGATCGCCGTAGGGAACCCCTTCGGATTAGATAACACCGTCACCCTCGGTATCGTCAGCACCCTAGAACGCTCCTCCGCACAAGCAGGCATTCCTGACAAGCGTTTAGACTTCATCCAAACCGACGCCGCCATTAACCCCGGCAACTCCGGCGGTCCATTGGTTAATGACGCGGGAGAAGTCATCGGTATCAACACCGCCATCCGCGCTGACGCTCGCGGAATCGGTTTTGCCATTCCCATTAATAAAGCCAAATCGGTAAAAGATGTCTTGTCTCGGGGCGGCCAAGTATCTCACCCTTATGTGGGTATCCAGATGATTACCCTCACTCCCGAACTGGCCAAAGAAAATAATAATGACCCCAATTCACCATTTTTAGTCGCCGAAGTTAACGGCGTTTTAGTGGTGCGCGTCATGCCCAACACTCCAGCCCAAGAAGCGGGAATTCGGCGGGGAGATGTCATAGTCCAGGTGGATGGTAAACCAGTCACCAGCGCCGATCAACTGCAAAATATTGTAGAAAACAGCGGTGTGGGCACCAATCTCCGATTCAAAATTCAGCGTGGCCCTCGGTCAGTGGATTTGAACGTGCGCACGGCTCAGTTACAAGGTAACTCGTAA
- the clpB gene encoding ATP-dependent chaperone ClpB, which produces MQPTDPNKFTEKSWQAIVRTPDIAKENSHQQIESEHLMKSLLEQEGIATSIFSKAGVSVQRLRDRTDEFLRRQPKIANPSSSIYLGRSLDLLLDNAENYRQQYADDYISAEHIILAYTKDDRLGKNLFQEFGLSEAKLKDIIQQVRGSQKVTDQNPENKYESLEKYGRDLTQLARQGKLDPVIGRDDEVRRTIQILSRRTKNNPVLIGEPGVGKTAIVEGLAQRIINLDVPESLQERRVIALDMGALIAGAKYRGEFEERLKAVLKEVTDSAGQIILFIDEIHTVVGAGATQGAMDAGNLLKPMLARGELRCIGATTLDEYRKYIEKDAALERRFQSVYIDEPSVEDTISILRGLKERYEVHHGVKIADTALVASAILSNRYISDRFLPDKAIDLVDEAAAKLKMEITSKPEELDEIDRKILQLEMERLSLQKEGDPVSRERLEKLEKELGNLKEEQSRLNAQWQAEKEVIDKIRTIKKTIDEVNLQIQQAERNYDLNRAAELRYGKMTDLQRQLQATEKNLAEIQTTGKSMLREEVTEADIAEIISKWTGIPMSKLVESEKEKLLYLEDTLHQRVIGQQEAVQAVAEAIQRSRAGLADPNRPIASFIFLGPTGVGKTELAKTLASYLFDTEEAIVRIDMSEYMEKHAVSRLIGAPPGYVGYDEGGQLTESIRRRPYAVILFDEIEKAHGDVFNIMLQILDDGRLTDSQGHTVDFKNTIIIMTSNVGSQYILDVAGDDDRYEEMRQRVIEAMRDRFRPEFLNRIDEFIIFRSLTKPELREIIKLQVQRLEQRLAEQKLSLKLSDEALDFLAAIGYDPVYGARPLKRAIQRYLETSIAKAIIRGEFKPGDTVFVSVDRATERLTQSVYSP; this is translated from the coding sequence ATGCAGCCTACTGACCCGAATAAGTTTACCGAAAAATCTTGGCAAGCGATTGTCCGCACTCCCGATATTGCTAAAGAAAACAGTCATCAGCAAATCGAAAGCGAGCATTTGATGAAATCTCTGTTGGAACAGGAAGGGATTGCTACGAGTATTTTTAGCAAAGCGGGGGTGAGCGTCCAGAGATTGCGCGATCGCACCGATGAATTCCTCCGCCGTCAGCCGAAAATCGCCAATCCCAGCAGTTCTATCTATTTGGGGCGCAGTTTAGACCTGTTACTGGACAACGCCGAAAATTACCGCCAGCAATATGCGGACGATTACATCTCTGCCGAACATATAATTTTAGCTTACACTAAAGACGATCGCTTGGGCAAAAACCTGTTTCAGGAATTTGGCCTCAGCGAAGCCAAACTCAAAGATATCATCCAACAAGTGCGGGGCAGCCAAAAAGTGACCGACCAAAACCCAGAAAACAAATATGAATCCCTAGAAAAGTATGGGCGGGACTTGACACAGCTCGCCCGTCAGGGTAAACTAGACCCAGTAATCGGTAGAGATGATGAAGTGCGCCGCACTATCCAAATCCTCTCTCGCCGCACCAAAAATAATCCCGTACTCATCGGCGAACCGGGGGTGGGTAAAACCGCCATTGTAGAAGGACTCGCCCAACGGATTATTAACCTGGATGTGCCAGAATCTTTGCAAGAACGGCGGGTAATTGCTCTGGATATGGGAGCTTTAATCGCTGGAGCCAAATATCGCGGTGAATTTGAAGAACGCCTGAAAGCGGTTCTCAAAGAAGTCACGGACTCCGCCGGACAAATTATCCTCTTTATTGATGAAATTCACACCGTGGTCGGTGCGGGTGCGACTCAAGGGGCAATGGATGCGGGTAATTTGCTCAAACCTATGTTAGCACGGGGGGAATTGCGCTGCATCGGCGCCACTACTTTAGATGAGTATCGCAAGTATATTGAAAAAGATGCGGCTTTAGAGCGTCGGTTTCAGTCGGTTTATATCGATGAACCCTCGGTGGAGGATACGATTTCGATTTTGCGCGGGTTAAAGGAACGCTACGAGGTGCATCATGGGGTAAAAATCGCTGATACTGCTCTGGTGGCTTCGGCAATTTTATCAAATCGCTACATTAGCGATCGCTTTCTCCCGGACAAAGCCATCGACTTGGTAGATGAAGCCGCCGCTAAGCTGAAAATGGAAATTACCTCTAAGCCAGAGGAGTTAGACGAAATCGATCGGAAAATCCTCCAGCTAGAAATGGAGCGGCTTTCTTTGCAGAAAGAAGGCGACCCCGTATCCCGCGAACGCCTAGAAAAGCTGGAAAAAGAGCTGGGCAACCTCAAAGAAGAACAATCTCGCCTGAATGCGCAATGGCAAGCGGAAAAAGAAGTTATCGATAAAATCCGCACTATCAAGAAAACTATCGATGAGGTTAACCTGCAAATTCAGCAGGCGGAACGTAATTACGACCTCAACCGCGCTGCTGAATTACGTTATGGTAAAATGACGGACTTGCAGCGTCAACTGCAAGCCACAGAAAAAAACCTGGCGGAAATTCAAACTACCGGTAAATCTATGCTCCGGGAAGAAGTCACGGAAGCGGATATCGCTGAGATTATCTCTAAGTGGACTGGTATCCCCATGAGTAAGCTGGTAGAATCGGAAAAAGAGAAATTACTCTATTTAGAAGATACCCTGCATCAGCGGGTTATCGGACAACAGGAAGCGGTGCAAGCGGTGGCGGAAGCAATTCAACGATCGCGTGCGGGTTTAGCTGACCCCAACCGTCCGATCGCTTCTTTTATCTTCCTCGGTCCGACGGGGGTGGGGAAAACGGAATTGGCGAAAACTCTGGCTTCTTATTTGTTTGATACGGAAGAGGCGATCGTCCGGATCGATATGTCGGAATATATGGAAAAACACGCGGTTTCCCGGCTCATCGGTGCGCCTCCCGGATATGTGGGTTATGATGAAGGAGGACAACTCACCGAATCTATCCGCCGCCGTCCCTACGCCGTGATTTTATTCGATGAAATCGAAAAAGCTCACGGCGATGTGTTCAATATTATGCTGCAAATTCTCGATGATGGCCGTTTGACCGATTCCCAAGGTCACACGGTGGATTTTAAAAACACCATCATCATTATGACCAGCAATGTGGGGTCACAGTATATTTTAGATGTGGCTGGGGATGATGACCGTTATGAGGAAATGCGCCAGCGGGTGATTGAGGCGATGCGCGATCGTTTCCGTCCCGAATTCCTCAACCGCATCGATGAGTTTATCATTTTCCGCAGTTTGACTAAACCAGAATTGCGCGAAATTATCAAACTGCAAGTGCAGCGGCTGGAACAGCGGCTCGCCGAGCAAAAATTATCTCTAAAATTGTCCGATGAAGCCCTGGACTTTTTGGCAGCTATCGGTTATGATCCGGTTTACGGTGCCCGCCCCCTCAAGCGCGCCATCCAGCGTTATTTAGAAACTTCGATTGCAAAAGCGATTATTCGCGGCGAGTTTAAACCCGGTGACACGGTGTTTGTGTCGGTCGATCGAGCCACCGAACGCCTCACCCAAAGTGTTTATTCTCCCTAG
- a CDS encoding HEAT repeat domain-containing protein, translating into MMTIDLDAISAKLESSSSRDRLLALASLRDVEAAAAVPLIKKVLNDENLQVRSMAVFALGLKPTAENYEILVELVETDPDYGIRSAAAGALGYLEDQRAVGVLVRALYEDTDWLVRFSAAASLGNLKDPRATKVLIEALDSPEVVIQQAAIAALGEIKATDALPHILRFADAEDWLVRQRLAEALGNFSDPKAISALKYLEKDSHPQVAAAATFGLQNSAQAGYQV; encoded by the coding sequence ATGATGACGATCGATTTGGATGCAATTTCGGCGAAGTTGGAGAGCAGCAGTTCTCGCGATCGCCTGTTGGCTCTGGCTTCACTGCGGGATGTGGAGGCTGCTGCTGCTGTCCCTTTAATCAAAAAAGTGCTGAATGATGAGAATCTACAGGTGCGATCGATGGCGGTGTTTGCCTTGGGCCTGAAGCCGACAGCGGAAAATTATGAGATTTTAGTAGAGTTGGTGGAAACGGACCCGGACTATGGTATCCGTTCCGCCGCTGCCGGGGCCCTGGGCTATCTGGAGGACCAGCGAGCGGTAGGGGTGTTAGTGCGAGCCTTATATGAGGATACAGATTGGCTGGTCAGGTTTAGCGCCGCCGCTTCCCTGGGCAATCTCAAGGACCCCCGCGCCACCAAAGTCCTCATCGAGGCTCTGGACAGTCCCGAAGTGGTCATCCAACAAGCGGCGATCGCGGCTTTGGGCGAAATTAAAGCCACCGACGCTCTCCCCCATATCCTCCGTTTCGCCGATGCAGAAGACTGGTTAGTGCGTCAGCGTCTCGCCGAAGCCTTGGGCAACTTCTCGGACCCGAAAGCGATTTCGGCTCTGAAATACTTGGAAAAAGACAGCCATCCCCAAGTAGCCGCCGCTGCTACTTTTGGCCTCCAGAATTCGGCCCAAGCGGGATATCAGGTTTAA
- a CDS encoding ABC transporter permease — MLANLPPKLCWQVNDNQLMLVSPEFIGKPAPITSLTIKGKISMKLSLDTISEWNPQLFRELKGRIKTRSLATTAGISLVGQLLFLMTLAAQLPGNGYSYRNKYCLGYSGSSCIQDASGENLINWQIWWLDSFLWLSIIGVFALLVAGTYMLVRDLTNEEGRGTLNFLRLTPQPSHSILLGKMLGVPVLLYLVAIFAAPLHFWAGVQAGIPLINILAFDSVLLAGCFCCYSAVMLFAIAVPKSSGLLPWLASGGLFIFLAITLTRLGDNSGVIFNNVTDWLNLFNPSFLLPYLFDPTGNLSKAFWYFGNNHLQLQWYYIPVGASGLGFYTLMGLNFSLWSYWMWQGLNRRFPNPRASWLSKRQSYTLVACFEGMAFGFALQEPLNWNLDSLSYNLAALVIINLLLGLCLIVALSPTRQSIIDWARYRHTNGGGKGLWQDLVFAEKSPAPVAICLSFLGISLLLAGWILL, encoded by the coding sequence ATGCTGGCGAATCTGCCACCAAAGCTCTGTTGGCAAGTCAACGATAACCAATTGATGCTGGTTTCCCCAGAATTTATCGGTAAACCAGCTCCCATTACATCCCTCACAATTAAGGGGAAAATATCTATGAAACTTTCACTAGACACAATCAGCGAATGGAATCCCCAGCTATTCCGGGAATTGAAAGGGCGCATTAAAACCCGGAGTTTGGCCACAACTGCTGGGATTTCCCTCGTTGGTCAGCTCCTATTTTTGATGACTTTAGCCGCCCAACTACCAGGTAATGGATATTCTTACCGGAATAAATACTGCTTAGGATACTCCGGATCCTCCTGCATCCAAGACGCTAGCGGTGAAAATCTCATCAACTGGCAGATCTGGTGGTTGGACAGCTTCCTCTGGCTCAGTATCATAGGAGTTTTCGCGCTCCTAGTGGCGGGCACCTATATGCTGGTGAGGGACTTAACCAATGAAGAAGGGCGAGGTACATTAAACTTTCTGCGCCTGACGCCTCAACCCAGCCATAGTATCTTACTGGGCAAAATGTTGGGGGTGCCAGTGCTGTTATATTTGGTTGCCATCTTCGCCGCTCCTCTGCACTTTTGGGCTGGAGTACAAGCCGGAATTCCGCTCATCAATATTTTGGCCTTTGATAGCGTCCTTTTGGCGGGCTGCTTTTGCTGCTACAGTGCGGTGATGTTGTTCGCGATCGCCGTCCCTAAATCTAGCGGGCTGCTCCCTTGGTTAGCTAGCGGTGGCTTATTCATATTCTTGGCCATAACTTTGACCAGACTAGGGGATAATTCAGGGGTAATATTTAATAATGTCACGGACTGGTTGAATCTGTTTAACCCCTCGTTCTTGCTCCCCTATTTATTCGACCCCACGGGCAATTTATCCAAAGCGTTCTGGTACTTTGGGAACAACCATTTACAATTACAGTGGTATTACATTCCCGTAGGTGCTTCCGGTTTAGGGTTTTATACCTTGATGGGGCTTAATTTCAGTCTATGGAGTTACTGGATGTGGCAAGGCTTAAACCGCCGTTTTCCCAATCCCCGCGCTAGTTGGCTGAGCAAACGCCAGAGTTATACTCTAGTAGCCTGTTTTGAGGGTATGGCTTTTGGGTTTGCCCTCCAAGAACCACTCAACTGGAATCTCGACTCTTTGAGCTATAATTTAGCGGCGCTGGTTATCATAAATCTCCTCTTAGGGTTATGTTTGATAGTAGCACTTTCACCCACCAGGCAATCTATCATCGATTGGGCGCGCTATCGTCATACGAATGGGGGAGGTAAAGGCTTGTGGCAGGATTTGGTTTTTGCCGAAAAAAGCCCTGCACCGGTGGCTATCTGCCTCAGCTTTTTGGGGATATCATTATTATTGGCTGGTTGGATTCTCTTGTAG